Proteins encoded in a region of the Tautonia rosea genome:
- a CDS encoding ABC1 kinase family protein gives MGDGLKRTVPGRSRLSFPFGFPATSRGPAQSRRTRSGSWQIRVSTLDLCDEEALCPVLRETVGHLRDLPRYRQILSTLLRYGYQDVVSAIHLEGLVRPLEQIALGEENIPPADRAMRLRMVCEDLGPTFVKLGQLLSTRPDLMPDSYIQELSLLRDEVRPFPFPEAEAIIREDLGPPETIFAAIDPVPLASASISQVHAATLLDGRSVVLKIRRPGIEKVVQADLDILRNLAHVAERRVPWLAAARPVALAKEFERNLKRELDLNAERRTMQRCKLQLANEPYAYVPEVIEALSTGRILTMERIDGVDVDDLDGIRALGITPEEVAVRGGVLLAKQIFTYGLFHADPHPGNLRVLPGGIVVQLDYGLFGQMDLPTRERIADLLLGLMAQDTDRVMRALDELEISGEGVDYRSLRRDLGEMVLTYSELTLDTIDLSKLLGELVALIRSHHLRLPPDLMLLIRSLITIESVGRHLDPHFDVATHARPYVAELTRKRYSPWRMLTSAARTAEDIQRVATLLPEVLGQSLESIRRGELRVTFDLHKFEQLVKQLTRTGNTLAAGIVIAGLIVGSSLIIDAGPRMVPLGVAGYAIAVILGGWLLWNMFRHS, from the coding sequence ATGGGCGACGGCTTGAAGCGCACGGTGCCAGGACGCTCCCGGCTCTCATTTCCCTTCGGCTTCCCCGCGACGTCGAGGGGGCCAGCCCAGTCACGACGAACCCGGTCCGGTTCGTGGCAGATCCGCGTTTCGACCCTCGATCTCTGCGATGAAGAGGCGCTTTGCCCGGTGCTTCGCGAAACCGTCGGCCACCTCCGCGACCTGCCGCGGTATCGGCAAATCCTCTCGACCCTGCTCCGTTATGGATATCAGGACGTCGTTTCAGCCATTCATCTTGAAGGGCTGGTCCGTCCCCTAGAGCAGATTGCATTGGGGGAGGAAAACATCCCTCCTGCCGACCGCGCCATGCGACTGCGAATGGTCTGTGAGGATCTCGGGCCGACCTTTGTCAAGCTTGGCCAGTTGCTCAGCACCCGGCCGGACCTGATGCCCGACTCGTACATTCAGGAGCTGAGCCTCCTGCGAGACGAGGTCCGCCCGTTCCCTTTTCCCGAAGCCGAGGCGATCATCCGGGAGGATCTCGGCCCTCCCGAGACGATCTTTGCCGCCATCGACCCGGTTCCGCTGGCCTCGGCCTCCATCTCGCAGGTGCATGCGGCCACCCTGCTCGACGGCCGCTCGGTGGTCCTCAAAATCCGGAGGCCGGGGATCGAGAAGGTGGTCCAGGCCGACCTGGACATCCTCCGCAACCTCGCCCATGTCGCCGAGCGCCGCGTTCCCTGGCTTGCCGCCGCCCGCCCCGTGGCCCTGGCCAAGGAGTTCGAGCGCAACCTCAAGCGAGAACTCGACCTGAACGCCGAACGCCGCACCATGCAGCGCTGCAAGTTGCAACTAGCGAACGAGCCTTATGCCTATGTGCCCGAGGTGATTGAAGCTCTCTCGACCGGACGCATCTTGACCATGGAGCGGATCGACGGCGTCGATGTGGACGACCTCGACGGCATCCGAGCCCTGGGGATCACTCCCGAGGAAGTCGCGGTGCGGGGAGGTGTCTTGCTGGCGAAGCAGATTTTCACCTATGGACTGTTTCATGCCGATCCGCACCCCGGCAATCTGCGCGTCTTGCCCGGTGGCATCGTCGTTCAGCTTGACTATGGGCTGTTCGGCCAGATGGACTTGCCCACCCGAGAACGGATCGCCGATCTCTTGCTCGGTCTCATGGCCCAGGACACCGACCGGGTCATGCGAGCGCTCGACGAACTGGAGATCAGCGGCGAGGGGGTCGATTACCGCTCGCTCCGCCGGGATCTCGGCGAAATGGTCCTGACGTACTCCGAGCTGACGCTCGACACCATCGACCTCTCAAAACTCCTCGGCGAGCTGGTGGCCCTGATTCGCAGCCACCACCTGCGGTTGCCTCCGGACCTGATGCTCCTGATCCGGTCGTTGATCACGATCGAGAGTGTCGGCCGACACCTCGACCCCCACTTCGACGTGGCCACGCACGCGAGGCCCTACGTCGCCGAGCTGACCCGTAAACGCTATAGCCCGTGGCGCATGCTCACCTCGGCCGCCCGCACGGCTGAGGACATTCAGCGCGTGGCAACCTTGCTGCCCGAGGTGCTCGGCCAGTCGCTTGAATCGATCCGCCGGGGCGAGCTTCGGGTGACGTTCGACCTGCATAAATTCGAGCAACTGGTCAAGCAACTGACCCGGACCGGCAACACCTTGGCCGCGGGCATCGTGATTGCCGGCCTGATCGTCGGGTCATCCCTGATCATCGATGCTGGGCCTCGAATGGTACCGCTCGGGGTGGCCGGCTACGCCATCGCCGTGATCCTCGGCGGCTGGCTGCTCTGGAACATGTTTCGCCATTCGTAA
- a CDS encoding serine/threonine-protein kinase has product MPVTVRCPNPSCERINRFDPSLAGQTVRCPICGARFSLAEAPPIATAVGRPGSAETQELTTLVNGAEQRARPDREMPRQVGRYEIKREIGSGAFGAVYCAYDPQLDRDVALKVPHPGVLEAPSAVERFLREARAAGKLRHGHIVPVFDAGQDDQGHDYIASAYVPGSTLAELLIDGPLPARRAAEIIADLAEALEHAHDLGIVHRDIKPSNLLIDASGQVLIADFGLAQHRGPSQATITEVGTIMGTPGYMAPEVAAGINGDVPPASDQYSLAVVLFELLCGRRPFQGPSHVVIYRKLEEPPPSPRQFHPDLSPTLDAICLRALSRKPEDRFPTIGEFAMALRSWLDSGDDPPKATEPNRWFSASSSSRHAPVTAFQDPEPRDPPAPLPKPEPSRRRTLPTLSPALWTALVTLGIWGLIILGVVLIMLALSGDS; this is encoded by the coding sequence ATGCCCGTAACCGTCCGCTGCCCGAATCCGTCGTGCGAGCGGATCAACCGCTTTGACCCGTCGTTGGCCGGTCAGACTGTCCGCTGCCCCATCTGCGGCGCTCGATTCAGTCTGGCCGAAGCCCCTCCGATCGCCACTGCCGTCGGCCGACCCGGGTCGGCTGAGACGCAGGAGCTGACCACCCTGGTGAATGGAGCGGAGCAACGGGCTCGGCCCGATCGGGAAATGCCAAGGCAGGTCGGACGCTACGAGATTAAACGGGAAATCGGCTCTGGGGCTTTTGGCGCGGTCTATTGTGCGTATGATCCCCAGCTGGATCGAGACGTGGCGTTGAAGGTGCCTCATCCGGGGGTCCTGGAAGCCCCCTCGGCGGTCGAGCGGTTCCTTCGCGAAGCCCGAGCCGCCGGAAAGCTGCGCCACGGCCATATCGTGCCGGTCTTCGACGCCGGGCAAGACGACCAGGGGCACGATTACATCGCCTCGGCCTACGTCCCCGGATCGACGCTCGCGGAACTCCTGATCGACGGTCCCCTGCCCGCGCGACGCGCTGCCGAGATCATCGCCGATCTGGCCGAGGCGCTCGAACACGCCCACGACCTGGGAATCGTCCACCGTGACATCAAACCGTCGAACCTTCTGATCGACGCCTCCGGCCAGGTTCTGATCGCCGACTTCGGCCTCGCTCAGCATCGAGGACCAAGCCAAGCGACGATCACTGAGGTCGGCACGATCATGGGGACTCCCGGCTACATGGCCCCGGAGGTCGCCGCCGGTATCAATGGAGACGTTCCCCCGGCCAGCGATCAGTACAGCCTGGCCGTCGTCTTGTTCGAGCTGCTCTGCGGTCGTCGGCCGTTTCAAGGGCCGTCGCACGTGGTCATCTACCGGAAGCTCGAAGAACCGCCCCCGTCCCCCCGGCAATTCCACCCCGATCTCTCGCCCACGCTCGACGCCATTTGCCTTCGAGCCCTCTCCCGAAAGCCCGAAGACCGCTTCCCGACCATCGGCGAGTTTGCAATGGCCCTCCGCTCGTGGCTCGACTCTGGTGACGATCCGCCAAAGGCGACCGAGCCGAACCGCTGGTTTTCAGCCTCCAGCTCTTCTCGTCACGCTCCGGTCACTGCGTTCCAGGACCCGGAACCTCGGGATCCTCCTGCTCCATTGCCGAAACCGGAGCCCTCGCGACGGCGAACCCTGCCGACGCTCTCCCCCGCACTCTGGACCGCTCTGGTGACGCTGGGCATCTGGGGGTTGATCATCCTGGGGGTCGTCTTGATCATGCTGGCCCTTTCGGGGGATTCCTGA
- a CDS encoding SRPBCC family protein yields the protein MMRALSLLGLGAGLMYYFDPDRGRRRRALVRDQFEHQLHQLDTLSQKAGRDTRNRAQGLVAEGRALLTRDDAPDRVIAERIRSAMGRVVSRPSDIEVSVLSGRATVSGPILPDEVEPLLETVASTRGVIGVIDHLQPHYGSDTLSAPLHGRVRRRSSARPDPIPTQWDPSTRLLAGASGGALLLGGLSRGGLLGLASGLVGAGLISRSLADLPLQTLLGADGGNRAFESNDSITIQAPVEDVFAFLTNYENYPHILPNVREVRKLGPHHWGWTLVGPGGLSFEVEDVITRFEPNQAVAWHSAGQSELHYAGAARYVAQPDGSTTIHATMSYSPPGGALGHGLAWLSGYSPKQQLQQILLRTKSFLETGKVPHDASDPTPPPHHRVRAEA from the coding sequence ATGATGCGAGCACTTTCCCTGCTGGGGCTTGGTGCCGGCCTGATGTATTACTTTGACCCCGATCGAGGGCGTCGTCGCCGGGCGTTGGTCCGCGATCAGTTTGAGCACCAGCTCCACCAACTTGACACGCTCTCTCAAAAAGCCGGTCGAGACACCCGGAACCGAGCCCAGGGCCTGGTGGCCGAAGGCCGCGCTCTGTTGACCCGCGATGATGCTCCGGATCGTGTGATTGCCGAGCGCATTCGGTCGGCCATGGGCCGGGTCGTCTCGCGGCCGAGCGACATCGAGGTGTCCGTCCTGTCCGGCCGGGCGACCGTCAGCGGCCCGATCCTCCCCGATGAGGTCGAGCCCTTGCTGGAGACCGTGGCCTCGACCCGAGGCGTGATCGGGGTGATTGATCACCTGCAACCGCACTATGGATCGGACACCCTCTCGGCCCCGTTGCACGGCCGGGTTCGACGCCGAAGCAGTGCCCGGCCCGACCCGATCCCGACCCAGTGGGACCCCTCGACCCGACTGCTTGCCGGAGCCTCGGGCGGGGCCTTGCTCCTGGGCGGCCTGTCACGCGGTGGATTGCTCGGCCTGGCCAGCGGACTCGTCGGCGCGGGACTGATCAGCCGATCCCTCGCCGATCTCCCGCTTCAGACCTTGCTGGGTGCCGATGGCGGCAATCGCGCCTTTGAGTCAAACGACTCGATCACGATTCAGGCCCCGGTCGAGGACGTCTTCGCCTTCCTCACCAACTACGAAAACTATCCTCACATCCTGCCGAACGTCCGAGAGGTTCGGAAGCTGGGGCCACATCACTGGGGATGGACACTTGTCGGCCCCGGCGGACTGAGTTTCGAGGTCGAAGACGTGATCACTCGGTTCGAGCCAAACCAGGCCGTCGCGTGGCATAGCGCCGGTCAGTCAGAACTGCACTACGCCGGGGCTGCCCGGTACGTCGCGCAACCTGACGGCAGCACGACGATTCACGCGACCATGTCCTACAGCCCTCCCGGCGGTGCGCTCGGTCATGGCCTGGCCTGGCTGTCCGGGTATTCCCCGAAGCAGCAGCTTCAGCAGATCCTGCTGCGGACCAAGTCGTTCCTCGAAACCGGGAAGGTCCCGCACGACGCGAGCGACCCGACGCCCCCGCCGCACCATCGCGTTCGGGCTGAAGCCTGA
- a CDS encoding TolB family protein: MLASLGLLVALAGMLGAEETIARHTEDGRDVIRPIWSPDGTELAFARADQGGSAIWQYVMPMNPPGPPRRLTERTDPEYQGVFAPNGRRMLLTIVPRSGTQGNCDLALLDRETGELTVVVDDRGGRLSHQEWPTWAPDGERFAFSSTHEGNQEIYTSALSDSDLVRLTQSPGIDSHPAWSPRGDRIVFATDRWGNLELASIRPDGTDLTRLTDSPGLDDDPSVSPDGRHVAFVSNRDRRFAIYVLDLDHPDAPPLRVSQHSGRETMPTWTPDGRGVTFVSDRDGGMDVYTVDVSIIVDDGEG; this comes from the coding sequence ATGTTGGCGAGCCTCGGATTGCTGGTCGCCCTGGCGGGAATGCTCGGGGCAGAGGAGACGATCGCGCGACACACCGAGGACGGCCGCGACGTGATCCGGCCCATCTGGTCGCCCGACGGAACAGAGCTGGCGTTTGCGAGGGCCGATCAAGGCGGATCGGCCATCTGGCAGTACGTCATGCCCATGAATCCGCCGGGACCACCTCGCCGCCTGACCGAGCGGACCGACCCGGAATATCAAGGGGTGTTCGCGCCCAATGGCCGCCGGATGCTCCTGACGATCGTGCCGCGATCGGGCACGCAGGGCAATTGCGATCTTGCGCTGCTTGACCGGGAAACCGGAGAATTGACCGTGGTGGTTGATGACCGAGGAGGCCGCCTCTCCCATCAAGAATGGCCGACGTGGGCTCCTGACGGTGAGCGGTTCGCGTTCAGCTCAACGCATGAAGGGAATCAGGAAATTTACACCAGTGCCTTGAGCGATTCCGACCTCGTGCGGCTGACCCAGAGCCCAGGAATTGATTCGCACCCGGCCTGGTCGCCTCGGGGCGATCGGATTGTGTTTGCCACCGACCGTTGGGGGAACCTGGAACTGGCGAGTATTCGGCCCGACGGTACCGACCTGACGCGCCTGACGGATTCCCCCGGACTTGACGATGATCCGAGCGTTTCGCCCGACGGCCGCCATGTGGCGTTCGTCTCAAACCGAGATCGCCGGTTCGCCATCTACGTGCTCGATCTCGACCACCCCGACGCCCCTCCCCTTCGCGTTTCTCAGCATTCGGGCCGCGAGACGATGCCGACCTGGACCCCGGACGGCCGAGGGGTGACATTCGTCTCCGATCGGGACGGCGGCATGGATGTTTATACGGTCGATGTCTCAATCATCGTTGACGACGGCGAGGGTTGA
- a CDS encoding DUF1501 domain-containing protein, giving the protein MLDLGATSGQTCRGPSRRAVLRIGSLGTLGLTLGDWLAMRSLAGPTPPESQAKAKAVIVLWLWGGPSHLDTFDPKPDAPLEYRGPFDSIATRVPGVRIGELLPGLADRADKFALIRSMHHESNDHGVAGTIALTGSIAGAINLGGATSAGALKPSTGAIVARLAERRPGALPPYVILGNPLHQGHKRVVGEGGGILGAAYDPFRVDYEPGVGPVLPDVHLPEGVAADRMAARWDLFESVAPSGADARSTAAMAEHYALARQLIASKDSLEALEIDREPERIRRAYGSHRFGRSCLIARRLVEAGLPFVQVNWSTHVEGPEDAGDGGWDMHDRYFAIMQDRHGWMFDTTLSALLDDLDARGLLETTLVVAVGEFGRTPKINDKAGRDHWNSCYSALLAGGGIRGGTVIGASDRRAEIPSEHPVHPADLSATILDLLGIGSAELTSIGLTPMGTPVQGLT; this is encoded by the coding sequence ATGCTCGACCTCGGAGCGACCTCGGGACAGACGTGTCGGGGACCGTCGCGACGGGCGGTGTTGCGGATTGGATCGCTCGGCACGCTGGGCCTGACCCTGGGCGATTGGCTGGCGATGCGAAGCCTTGCCGGACCGACTCCCCCCGAATCGCAAGCAAAGGCGAAGGCGGTGATCGTCCTCTGGCTCTGGGGAGGTCCGAGCCACCTCGACACGTTCGACCCGAAGCCCGACGCGCCGCTCGAATATCGGGGGCCGTTCGATTCGATTGCGACTCGAGTTCCGGGGGTTCGCATCGGAGAGCTCTTGCCTGGCCTGGCCGATCGGGCGGACAAATTCGCCCTGATCCGGTCGATGCATCACGAGTCGAACGATCATGGCGTCGCTGGGACGATTGCCCTGACTGGCAGCATCGCCGGGGCCATCAATCTGGGCGGCGCCACCTCCGCCGGGGCGTTGAAGCCGAGCACCGGGGCGATCGTCGCCCGACTGGCCGAGCGACGGCCGGGAGCATTGCCGCCGTATGTGATCCTGGGCAACCCGTTGCATCAAGGGCACAAGCGGGTGGTGGGCGAGGGGGGCGGTATCCTTGGCGCGGCGTATGATCCGTTCCGGGTCGATTACGAGCCCGGTGTCGGCCCAGTTTTGCCCGACGTTCACCTGCCCGAGGGGGTGGCGGCCGATCGGATGGCCGCGCGCTGGGACCTGTTCGAGAGCGTCGCGCCGAGCGGTGCCGACGCCCGATCGACCGCCGCGATGGCCGAGCATTACGCGTTGGCCCGGCAACTGATTGCCTCGAAAGACAGTCTTGAAGCCCTTGAGATCGACCGCGAACCTGAGCGCATTCGCCGGGCCTATGGCTCGCACCGCTTCGGCCGCTCGTGCCTGATTGCCCGACGACTGGTGGAGGCGGGATTGCCGTTCGTGCAGGTGAACTGGAGCACCCACGTCGAAGGCCCTGAAGACGCCGGCGACGGCGGCTGGGACATGCACGACCGGTATTTCGCCATCATGCAGGATCGTCACGGCTGGATGTTCGACACCACCCTGTCGGCCTTGCTCGATGATCTGGACGCGCGTGGATTGCTTGAAACAACCTTGGTCGTCGCCGTCGGCGAGTTCGGCCGCACGCCGAAGATCAACGACAAGGCGGGCCGCGACCACTGGAACTCGTGCTATTCGGCCCTGCTGGCCGGCGGAGGCATTCGGGGCGGGACGGTCATTGGTGCCTCCGATCGCCGGGCCGAGATCCCGAGCGAGCATCCGGTTCATCCGGCTGATCTGTCGGCCACGATCCTCGACCTCCTTGGCATCGGTTCCGCCGAGTTGACAAGCATTGGCCTGACCCCGATGGGGACTCCGGTGCAGGGGTTGACGTGA
- a CDS encoding biopolymer transporter ExbD, which yields MIRLPGSIALLTLIPSIGLADDFDRLEGRTLAAIPSATGAEARDHLTLVDLLALPNVLDGVRSPVVVVVTDQGNPSRVVLSPGYWSPPLPEGSDPDDRPEPVAILILERFATFAAGGGAAPDRLAQGQNVVLFDGFRFDLDSGQVVPEGQGDDLAIVQSDDGMTRLDAVGGASLYVLKEPPEFAEPPPGAPSPGRAIVPTDYAGRFRLLADGSQTGTLDLAVNGRAVSGRLRSDQTGTSYEVVGEVEPGTDPAVRFAIQFPRSRQEYHARLFSEGKAAMAGTVLILDRERPFYALRADTPEPEAKPEPDDQP from the coding sequence ATGATCCGCCTCCCCGGCTCAATCGCCCTCCTCACACTGATTCCCTCAATTGGCCTGGCCGACGACTTCGACCGCCTCGAAGGCCGAACGCTTGCGGCGATTCCGAGCGCCACCGGGGCTGAGGCGCGCGACCATTTGACCCTCGTCGACCTCCTTGCTTTGCCCAACGTCCTGGACGGGGTCCGATCTCCCGTCGTCGTTGTTGTGACCGACCAGGGCAACCCGAGTCGCGTGGTCCTTTCACCCGGCTACTGGTCCCCGCCCCTCCCCGAAGGCTCCGACCCGGACGATCGTCCCGAGCCGGTTGCCATCCTCATCCTGGAACGCTTCGCCACCTTCGCGGCGGGAGGAGGAGCGGCCCCTGATCGCCTTGCCCAGGGTCAGAACGTCGTCTTGTTCGACGGCTTTCGGTTCGATCTCGACTCCGGCCAGGTCGTTCCCGAAGGACAGGGAGACGACCTCGCCATCGTCCAATCGGACGATGGAATGACGAGGCTCGACGCCGTCGGCGGAGCCTCGCTTTATGTGTTGAAGGAGCCTCCCGAGTTCGCAGAGCCTCCGCCGGGAGCCCCATCGCCCGGCCGGGCGATCGTACCCACCGACTATGCCGGACGCTTCCGGCTGCTTGCCGACGGCTCGCAGACCGGCACGCTCGACCTTGCGGTCAACGGCCGGGCTGTCTCCGGTCGGCTGCGGTCGGATCAGACGGGGACCTCGTACGAGGTGGTCGGCGAGGTCGAGCCCGGCACCGATCCCGCCGTCCGCTTCGCGATCCAGTTTCCCCGGTCCCGTCAGGAATACCACGCCCGCCTCTTCTCCGAGGGGAAAGCCGCGATGGCCGGCACGGTTCTGATCCTCGACCGCGAACGCCCCTTTTACGCCCTCCGGGCCGACACTCCCGAACCTGAAGCCAAACCCGAACCGGACGACCAGCCATGA
- a CDS encoding DUF6807 domain-containing protein, whose protein sequence is MTGRIAPRSDFVFPRCQAIPQLERASLRIDGREVVGYEFEPGKPRPCFVPVLGPSGKELTQIGHPNPVGHEHHRSVWFGHQFVDGINFWGEVPNTDIQVRHKRVLWYEDGPEWAAFAAEIDWYADGKNRLSQLLIAAVEPSTKWFGCYALDLQSRFTSPDGRPVELGKTNFGFLGVRLAKSISEQFGGGRLTGSEGGIGEDAIFETRNRWVDYSGPVAPGVFEGIAYLDHPDNPRHPSHWHVRRDGWMEAAFSHPEAYGVAADHPLELRYRLFIHGVSPDFEFFPDLDQAWKDFAETPPYVYIPRAENGFPSIRRAAQT, encoded by the coding sequence ATGACCGGACGCATCGCCCCCCGATCCGACTTCGTCTTCCCAAGGTGCCAGGCGATCCCCCAGCTTGAGCGGGCCTCGCTCCGGATCGACGGTCGCGAGGTCGTCGGCTACGAGTTCGAGCCGGGCAAACCGCGCCCGTGCTTCGTCCCCGTGCTCGGGCCGTCGGGGAAGGAACTCACGCAGATCGGCCACCCGAACCCGGTCGGTCACGAGCATCACCGCTCGGTCTGGTTCGGCCACCAGTTCGTCGACGGGATCAACTTCTGGGGAGAAGTGCCCAATACCGACATCCAGGTACGGCACAAGCGGGTCCTTTGGTACGAAGACGGCCCCGAGTGGGCTGCCTTCGCCGCCGAGATCGACTGGTACGCCGACGGCAAGAATCGCCTCTCGCAGCTTCTCATCGCCGCCGTCGAGCCGAGCACCAAGTGGTTCGGATGCTACGCCCTCGACCTGCAATCGCGGTTCACCTCGCCCGACGGCCGTCCCGTCGAGCTGGGAAAGACGAACTTCGGCTTCCTTGGCGTCCGGCTAGCCAAATCGATTTCCGAGCAGTTCGGCGGGGGCCGATTGACCGGCTCCGAAGGCGGGATCGGCGAGGACGCGATCTTCGAGACCCGTAACCGCTGGGTCGATTATTCCGGACCGGTGGCTCCCGGCGTCTTCGAGGGGATCGCCTACTTGGACCATCCCGACAACCCGCGCCACCCGTCCCACTGGCACGTTCGCCGCGATGGCTGGATGGAAGCCGCCTTTTCCCATCCCGAAGCCTACGGCGTGGCGGCCGATCACCCGCTCGAACTCCGCTACCGGCTCTTCATCCATGGCGTCTCTCCCGACTTCGAATTCTTCCCCGACCTCGATCAGGCCTGGAAAGACTTTGCCGAAACCCCGCCGTATGTCTACATTCCCCGAGCCGAGAACGGCTTCCCGAGCATTCGGCGAGCGGCCCAGACCTGA